The DNA window CATGCCGTTGTCCTTAACCCAACGCAAAGTCCCAACGCGAAGCCGGCACCATTTGGACTTATAACCCCTTTTTAACATTGTGTGAGCTACAGACATCTGGGTACCATTGGATAAGTCTCTCTCTTCTGCATCCGTTGGTACCGaccattagtctgtgtgattaacgtgggctgagctagagcggtgtttgtgagACAATGTCGGATCCTGAAGGGGTCCGGGGCCGGGTCTTGTTACAACGTCTGTATAGTCCgaatggtttgagctacaaactattacAAGCTCTCTGTTATCTGCTATATTTTGCTCTATGACGTTCACAAGCTTCACAAGAGTCGTTAGAAGTTAAGAGGTTCTTCTACAtggaagatcataggaaatccaatgccatagtgtctataatactgtaataagctcacatagttgctgtcacaaactccaacCGTCACACAGTTCTCACTGAGTAGTTGGATATTTATTTCCCACtgagcaaaccatttctgtacttacagcatgtatataaatacattttgatcaggtttttgctttggcTGACATATTTTTATTGACATTTCTCAATAAAACTCAGTCGAGTgtgcacagctgacatcaaggcaaatgttggctacgttgaagaatctcaaatataaaatacattttgatttgtttaattattttttggttactacatgattccatatgtgtaatttcatagttttttacaatgtagaaaattgtaaaaataaagaaaaaaccttgaacgagtctgtgtgtccaaactttggactggtactgtaccaCTCTAGGCTTATATAACCCTGATCTAGTACAGGCCTAGTTATAATCCCTGAAGAACGATATAAATACCTTAAAGATGCCTCTCCATACAGTAACATCCACTGTAACAGTAAAACAATTAAATATACGACAGAATACTTTCATTGAAGAGAATGAGCTACATCAACCCCAATGGTACCTAACTCCCCCACCCCTTAAAAAAAAACGGACCCAGTACAGGTCTAGTTTaaaccctcccccccacacacacacacttggaagTTCCAAACCTTACACAAGAACAGCAAACACTATGAAATGCAGAAGTTTTTAGCATATTGCAACAAAGTAACTATCATTTCCATCACTAGCTTATGAGAATGAATCTGTGTAACTGAATAGTGTTATCAATAGCCATCCTATAAAATTATGAAATTAATTGAGGTTCCTTTGTGGTCCGGTCAGGAAGTTTGGCCACCAATGGTCATCTATCCACCTGCACATAATTAGATAACATGGAAAATATGGGAATTATTAGATTGAACACGAGTTACAGTCCAAAATGTAGTTACACTGATTACTTATTATTACTGAGAAGGAAAAACAACTCAATCAACAATTTCAGACAAAGCAGTCATCTAAAGTACTGCAAAATCTATTTCATCTAAATGAATTATGGGTTACCTGTACCACATAGCTTTTCATTTTAATTACccataaaataatacatttgaataATAATTGTCCTTAAGGATTATATAATAATTCTATATAGCCCTGTCTAGCCCCCCAAAAGGATTGAAATATCATAAAACCCTTTTGTTAATGAAACATATACTGATTGTGTGGTAAGCAAACAATATGCTATTTTCTTCTCATTGCTTTTTTAGTGTATATGTGATTGATAATAGTGCCTTGTTCTGTTCTCTGGCATATTGTGACTCAGATTTCCCTGCATGTTTATTATCATACTAACATTGCTTGTCTTATAGAGTAACCAAGGAAACCTTTGGACTATGGTGAAGACCACACACAAAATCTCTCATATTAGGGTCAGCCATTTTCTCAGTCTTTTGAAAACGGCAAAACCAAAATCATTAGGCTAGTATTTACACATACTTGTATTCTGAAGCAACACCTAACCTAACTGATTTAGTTTATTTGTGTGATTGAAGACTGTTGTCTTACCTTGCTATTTCCTTTTCACACCATTACAGCCGCTCCATTGCCATTAGCTGAAGAAAAACACAGGAAGATGTCAGTAGATGTTTGAATGTATGGCTACAATACAATTCTACAGTGTCCCGCGTGGATCAGTTGGTAAAGcgtggcacttgcaacgccagggatgTGGGTTAGATTcacacaggggaccagtactagaAATGGTATACCCTTACTActgaaagtcgctctggataagagcgcttgctaaattactaaaatgttaaaTTATAAAACTCAGCCTTTGCTTAGTTTTGTAAATATTGTATGTCCATCACAGAAAAGCAACTCACCTTGAGGCAACACTTAACTTCATGTATTGTATTTTGTTTAGTTGTGGCATTACAGACTTTGACATGTATACAGAGGGAGCGGCTGTGATACTAACCTCTAGTTCTCAAGCCAGGAATCCCTTTAATGTGTAAAGAgaaaaataaatagaaatgttACAATTCATATAGATTTTGGCCGTAGTGCCCACCTTTCATAGTAGTACCTTAGATAAAACTTTTCTTAACAtttaacaacaaaaatatgtaaTTGTTAATTGATATAAATCAAGACCTACCAATTGTCCCTCTTCTGTGCAGAACAAAGAGGACCACCAAGATCAGAACTACAATAAAGGCGATGACTACAGCCCCAATGACTACAGCACCGACACTACTGCAATCACAACATTTTCCATCTGCAAAACAAAAGGCATAGTATATATAAAAAGCAACAATATGTAACCAGAAGCTAACATCAGTTTTGTTCCTGCTTCACTTGCAAAGCTGTTGCTAGTATGCTGTTCTGTTCAAATTAAAATTGTTTCCTGTGTTAATAACACAAAACCATATTAACCATCAATAACAACACTAAACCGAATTAACCATACTTTACCCCATTTTACCACAATTGGCTCCTTCAAAGCTCTATGGTGGACATAACATTCATACGTTTCCTTGTCTGCCTCTGGGATCTGCACACTCATCCTGATCTGGAAGGTCTCATCATCATTGGGTAGAACTCCTGCAGACTGCACTCCATCATGTTTGGTCAATAGAACCTCATTCTTCTTAATATGCATAACCACATCTTTGGGATAGAAACCTGTGGCCATGCAGGTCAGTTGGACATGTCCTGCAGTTTTGGCTTTTTTAGCAAATGCATAGACCTTTGGAGGGGCTAAAGAGggaataaacagagaacattatTATTTCTGATCTCACATGtacaaatggtcgttttgttaacCATTCGTTAGGCTATACTATTTAAGTACTCACAATCAGCCCAACTGAATTCCTTGTCCTCATATTCCATGAATTTGGACAGCCAGTCTACACACTCCTTCTCCAGGTAGCCCTTGGTGTACTGGTTGAGGATCTGCACCCCGTCCCACTTCCTCTTAGTCGGCAGAGCTTGATCAACTGGGGCCACCCACTGCATAGTGACATCATCAAAGGCCAGGAAGTCGTCACCATCATAGCTGTATTGGTCGATGCCCTTTATGAATTTCAATGTGCCGTCACTCTGTTGGTCAATCTCACAACCAACCTTCCACTGAAGGACATGGACATCTGAGAGGAAAACCAATATTGAAAAAGAAGGTGAATGATGCCTCTATGACAATATACACGGATAACTAATGACCTACAATTTTAAAAGATTACCGGTGAGCATAGGACAAATTCCAGGTGTTCCCTCACCAGTGTTGTTGTGCCTCATGCGCTTCATCAAGATATCGACATTAACTTTGAACCACTGCTCCTTGCTCTTGCGTGACTGAGTGCCTTTTTCCCAGTAGTCTGCTGGCAGCTTCTCCCTAATCCAGTCCTGTTTGGGAATCTTCTTCTTTGACACACTGTCATAGTAGTCAATCTGTTTGTTGTTCATCAGACCCATGGCagtgaactcatggataccaggCAAGTCTACTGGCTTTGACAGGGCAGTGTAGATGTAGCTCAGGGAGTAGGTGTCTGTAGggaaaaacatttaaacattgaCATCATTTGTCTGAATTTGCCTTCTCTCCATGTTACTCAGACAATGCTGTAAAACATGAATAGGAAATTACTTTAGGTCAAATATTTATCTATATCATAGGTCTGTAACGACCAACAAAATTATGTATTCAATTAATAGTGTCAGGGAGGCCTTGCATGATGTTGTCTAAATGGTAAGTGACATATCAATAATGAATAAGCCCACACTAGTGCATTAGTGAGAAGTGGGGCACATTTAGCAACTTAAAAATCAACCTATTTCATATTAATATATTAAAGGGATAATTCAAGATTTTGAGTCAgttgaactcatggataccatttttatctctgtgtccagtatgaaggaagttagaggtagtttcacaagCCAATGATAACTAGCGTTAATCCTAACGTATCCCTTTAACTAACACTATTGAAGTCAAAGATAACTATTTTAGCACATGTTGATTAGGCCAGTTGTAAACATATTCTAGCAACATTACAGGGATAGtctgggattttggcaatgaagccctggaTAACATTTTTATGTTTCTGCGTGCATTTTGAAGTTGCGACCCGTTTCGAGCTCCACATTTTTTgcccaaataaataaatacatacaaaagattggggggcttgcctgttttgcatgtaattttggcattaatatgaatcacatatcagtttgcaaatcatgattttatataaatatatatataattgagttaataaagctcaaatgcaggtgtttcagtctagctcagtgctctctgtggtggtggtgggccaagacagcagaaaatacggagcattgcgctgtgattggctcagtgttctgtcactcatggggacactacatcaccgccaagtctaaggttAGACATTGGGTGCTAccatagttacattagaagtgcccatccaagaaggctcaaggttattggccacagataaaatgatgtcaaatcatgttatatcttcagtaactttgattggactgaacatgtcaacatcatactttcaaaatcttagctagcagtcatcatcatgaatcaagtcgacaatctactagcaaatcctttttaatccttgtcatatgaagagaaatatgaagataaattatagataaaacgtatcggtgctcatcggccattggacataaacattacacaacaagttggaaatcgcaaattcaacaatgagtggtttggtaGGAATCAGTGCCTAaatgcaagcattgcaaagcaatcattagtctgtgtcacgtcctgaccagcagagggagcaattgtattagttttggtcaggacgtggcaggtttttgtgtgttaagtgttgtgttggtgattaggactcccaattgaaggcaggtgtgttgagttgcctttgattgggagtcctatatagtagtgtgtgtttttctttggggttgtgggtagttgtttttgcactgcgtgttgtgtgcctgcaaaactgttcctgtcgtcgtGAGTAGAGTTTattgttttccctgtggatgctttacttgtgtttattaaaaaaactatgagtatccacattgccgctgcgccttggtcctcccttcaacaaaACGACAACagttgttacagaactacccaccacaaaaggaccaagcagcgcaAGAGGAAGGAGCATCGGGTGgatgaatggacatgggaggacatcctggatggcaagggatcctacacctgggaagagatcctgtcTGGAagggatcgccttccatgggaacaggtggaggcactgagaagagcggaggcagcaggagaAGGGTGcgaacgttatgctggaacacggctggcgaggaagccggagaggcacccccaataattttttttggggggggcacacgggtagtttggccaggccaaggaagagccgtaagccagctacccgtgactacagggaggtgcgtatgaggtggagggcgccatgtttcgctgaggtacgcaccatctcatCTATACgtacgcacagcccagtccgccctgtaccggcgccccgcatgtgccagggcgaggtgagcatcgagccggaaggggtgatgccaaccctgcgctcaagaccgccagtgcgcctctacggtccggtgttgcccgctatacgcactagcatggaggtgcgtgtctccaggctggcacgtcctgtaccagccccacgcatcaggcgtctagtgcgtcagcccagcctcaccagtcaggagtcgccagagctgcccgccagtcaagagtcgccagagctgcccgccagtcaagagtcgccagagctgcccgccagttgggagccgccagagctgcccggagccgccagagcggcccgactgcccggatcagttaAAACGGCCT is part of the Salmo trutta chromosome 34, fSalTru1.1, whole genome shotgun sequence genome and encodes:
- the LOC115173568 gene encoding major histocompatibility complex class I-related gene protein-like; protein product: MNISHLTVFVLCFSLECICQSDTYSLSYIYTALSKPVDLPGIHEFTAMGLMNNKQIDYYDSVSKKKIPKQDWIREKLPADYWEKGTQSRKSKEQWFKVNVDILMKRMRHNNTDVHVLQWKVGCEIDQQSDGTLKFIKGIDQYSYDGDDFLAFDDVTMQWVAPVDQALPTKRKWDGVQILNQYTKGYLEKECVDWLSKFMEYEDKEFSWADSPPKVYAFAKKAKTAGHVQLTCMATGFYPKDVVMHIKKNEVLLTKHDGVQSAGVLPNDDETFQIRMSVQIPEADKETYECYVHHRALKEPIVVKWDGKCCDCSSVGAVVIGAVVIAFIVVLILVVLFVLHRRGTIGIPGLRTRANGNGAAVMV